A genomic region of Alistipes megaguti contains the following coding sequences:
- a CDS encoding alpha/beta fold hydrolase, giving the protein MIEKFIMAGPTALHICDSQKGDRCIVLLHGYLESMLVWEDFVPYLYKEVRVVTLDLPGHGISVVQGEKHSMEFLADTVADALKALGIPRCTLVGHSMGGYVALAFCERHPEMLDGLVLLSSTPNPDSPEKAENRRREIALVRAGRKELLARVAPAAGFAEENRDRMKDYIEDLTEQVFITEDDGIVALLNGMIDRKDQNEMLRQTKVPVLFILGRKDNYIPLEVAEKMVADHPEARVVWLEHAGHMGFLEEPEATAQALLDFVKNEK; this is encoded by the coding sequence ATCTGCGACTCGCAAAAGGGCGACCGATGCATAGTCCTGCTGCACGGATACCTGGAATCGATGCTGGTCTGGGAGGACTTCGTACCTTATCTGTACAAGGAGGTGCGGGTCGTGACACTCGACCTGCCGGGACACGGCATCTCGGTCGTACAGGGCGAGAAGCATTCGATGGAGTTTCTGGCCGATACGGTGGCCGATGCGCTGAAGGCGCTGGGAATCCCGCGCTGCACCCTTGTCGGCCACTCGATGGGCGGCTACGTGGCGCTGGCCTTCTGCGAACGTCACCCGGAGATGCTTGACGGCCTGGTGCTGCTGAGCTCCACCCCGAATCCCGACAGCCCGGAGAAGGCCGAAAACCGGCGCCGGGAGATAGCCCTTGTCCGTGCCGGACGCAAGGAGCTGCTGGCCCGTGTGGCACCGGCGGCAGGCTTTGCCGAGGAGAACCGCGATCGGATGAAGGACTACATCGAGGATCTGACCGAGCAGGTCTTCATCACCGAGGACGACGGTATCGTGGCACTGCTCAACGGCATGATAGACCGCAAGGATCAGAACGAAATGCTGCGGCAAACGAAAGTACCGGTCCTTTTTATCCTCGGTCGCAAGGATAACTACATTCCCCTGGAGGTCGCCGAGAAGATGGTTGCCGACCACCCCGAAGCCCGAGTCGTCTGGCTCGAACATGCGGGGCACATGGGCTTTCTCGAAGAGCCCGAAGCGACGGCCCAGGCCCTGCTTGACTTTGTTAAAAACGAGAAATAA